In Cicer arietinum cultivar CDC Frontier isolate Library 1 chromosome 7, Cicar.CDCFrontier_v2.0, whole genome shotgun sequence, the genomic window AAAAACCGACACTGTGACTGGCGCAAAGACTAATACTCCTAATTTGACAAGCCTATTGACCAACTTAGCAATTCAACAATAAAATAGTTCTAAATATCTCTATActtccaaaaaataatatttctcaaAATTTCAACGGTATTCTCTGTAATTTCAACGTTTCCAAATATAAAAATCCTGTTTCGAACCTTTAATCCAGTCAATATTTCGAAAGAGTAAATCTAAAGGTTTAATACATTCTAAAATGACTTTCTAGACTTAAAATAGCTGCAGAATACTCCATGACTCAACAGATACATAACAAAACGGCCGCCGATCAAGGAGGTCTACCAAAAAATGTGACCGAGACCTGAATCTACTAACAACTTACTACTCAGTTGCCtgtgaatctgaaaaaaaataaacaacatgaaggggtaagtcacaaagacttagtgaggagacaacaaccccTACAaactagaagggaaacacaaaaagacACGATTAATCATTTTACAATCTTGTGGCAATTATATTTAACAATACTACTACCTTAAATATAGATAATTCTCAATAAAGTATACACATGATAATTGagtataatattttgttaagcAGCTACTGTTTGCTGACAGTCCCTGATTTGTTGTTTGTCCTTAGCTTCTGGTctcctctattttatttttatacttttgtTATGATGACACTTAAAGATTTGCAGTTCCCTGTGTATTCGTAGTTGGGCAAGTTGAACATGTAGTATGTTTTGCTTTTAAGTTGAGGCTGTCTTTAGCCTGAGAACTGATATGTTAAAAATTGATCTGGCTGCAAATATTTGATACTTTTAAGTTCTTTGTTTAAATCATGGTTGAAATTCTTACTACTTTTTGACTATCTGGTCATTAGCATTTAGCCTGTAGTATTTAGTTTTTAGGTTATGTTGTTTTGAACTTCCTTGCCTTCAGAATCTGATTTTCCTCAATTATCTTGGTCCCTGGAAATGGATTATTGGGGCTAGTGATATATTGATTGCATTGTGAACATAACCTCTGAATAATTTCCCGATATCAAGTGTTGTTACTAagcaaatatattttcttttcttttgacaATTTGGCCATTTACTAGTTGTTTACATGTCCAATTTTTCCTTCAATTGTATTGTTCAATACATCATAAAGGAAAAATACATGGTTTTCTCCTAGTGTTTCCTGATTGTtataatattagaaaatatcttataagatcttttatattatattagagtatcttaagtTATTTCTTacgatcaatttataattatagagatattttagaatatctctcattattattgtgatttattcctgatttatgattgagtctatgtttctctataaatagagattattattgagtcttttgtaatcaagttagcataaagctattattaataatatttaaacccttattattttttctcctccatttctctaaaatcccacaacttcaacactggtaataatttcattttcttctagACATCCTTTATCCTGCCATCTAATTTTGAAGAGGTGGCAACTGGAGTATTGAAGGTGTTGAATAACGTGGCTCTACTGGATCTTGCATTTTTGCAGCGAATGCTGGTAAGTTGACTGATTCAACttacaataataatgataatcaATATTTAAAGCAGCTAAATGCTAAGCTAAAGAAggcttagattatgttattctCTCCCCTGGTGCTGCTGGTTCTTGCTGACATTTCCCTATGTTCCTTTTCCTGTTTTGCTCATAGGCTATGCCAGATCTGAAAATGGAAATTTTCCATTTGATGAGCTTCCTTCTTTCCCATTGTGCCACCAGGTGGAAAGCTCCTAATGATCAGGTAAATCACCGACGAAAATCATTAGTACTTTTTATTGATGAAAGACTTGACTTAACTTGGCCTTCGTAACCCTGGCTTGCCTAACTCTAGAAccttataaaatgaaatttcttCAATCGAGTATTTAGTGTTGGTGGATGGTAAACATAGGCAGGGTTACTTATTTTGTAGTCATGGTGTTCCACGAGGCTCCCCAAACTAAAATGGTAAATCATACTGAACTCTAGAGAGTtgataatattaaatcaataaCCTCTATTTTCTGAAATTACAGCCACCTCCTTTGCTTAAAAGTTTCACAGATTAACACCTTACATTAATCTTCATGCTGTGTATTAGTATTTAGATGTCTTCAGTTAATGTGTCATGGGAGCACATAACTACAGTTACTTTAATGCCACAATCTGCATTGATACTCAGGTTGGTTCACTTATGCTTGAATCACTATCACTTCTTGGTCACTTTGCATTATTTCATCCTGGAAATCAAGCTGTCCTTCGATGGGCAAAGAGTCCCACTCCCACCATCCTCCACAAGGTCAACATTTAAGaagatttgtttttttgtttttttttaatcaatttttgttttagataATCTAATGTTCAGTTGTAAGAAGACAGGTATGCGATCTGCCATTTGTTTTCTTCAGTGACCCAGAGTTGATGCCAATCTTGGCTGGCACATTAGTTGCTGCATGCTATGGGTGCGAGCAGAACAAGTTCATGGTTCAGCAAGAACTAAGTGTTGACATGCTACTTTCCTTGCTAAGATCTTGCAGAAATGCTGCACCTACCACTCAGCTTAATTTTAACTTAGACAATTGCCCAATAGATGAATCTAGTGGGAGTAACCAACCAGGTACTGAATTTAGAAAACCACAGGTGGACGTTCCCATGAAACACGGCCGTTCCAATGGCAAAGGAACCAGGGCTTCCTTGGGAAAGAGGGGTACTTTGGGAAATGGAGAAGCCTGCGGGACAGCAAGGCAACTAAGAATTCGGACGAAGCAGTTCTTAAGTACAAACAACTTAGTTCAGAGACGTCACATTCAATGTTGCACTGTAGATTTCCTCACAGTTTTCTTGACCGAGTAGAGCAGTTCTTTTCAGCTGATATTGCCAACGGGGTTGATGAAGTCTGATTAAGCTATGTGAACTCATTTTTGACTATCCAATGATCTTCAAGCATGCCTATACTGCAAATGAACATACAAAAAGCTGAAAAGGCTCTTACAACATAAAACTATCCGAGTAATATATACCACACAGTAAGGGTTTAAcatttttgtaatatatatgtaaatattaatGGAAAAGTGGCCGGTTAACTAATCATAACAAAGTGGTATGGAGTTGTCATAACTCTAGGTACCAATTTCACATATGGGCTTCAATCTTTATACGGTGGTGAATGATCAATCTTTACACGGTAAAttcacaatttatttttctagaTTCATTAGTTGATATAAAACAATTGCAATAttgtagtctttttttttttttttaatgagaaaatattGTAGTTTTTTACGGCATAGCTAGATTGCTTGTTTGCAAGTGACTAGATTTATTTATTCACTAGATaccttaattttaattgatttattgtaTAAGAAACAAATTAATCATCATTTAGTTAATGAATCAAGTCTTCTATTCCTTCACTTCCATTTTGCATATTATCTCCATGTTCTGTATACCCTGCAGTAGTAGCAGGATATCAAAAGGTGAAGGGTTGGCAAACATTTccgttttgataaaaaataataatatatgtattCTATCTCTGTAGTTGATCCTCTTAGAATAGAGAATcctattcttttattttttgttatttttattcattttttgtaGTATCAATTCAAGTGATGTActgtttttttattagtttcaaGAGCAAAATCGCGAAGCAAATGCTTCATTTTCGTAGGCATGATACTGCTTGTGACATACTGAGAATGTCACTTGACTTGATTATGTGTAACTCAATTCACGTGTCCCACTCATATCTGGATTATTACTACTAACGTATTCACTTTGAGAGTGACACATTATATgatctttatttttcttctcaagATTATGTACATATACAGTGCATAATTCATATACTTGTCAGCGTGCAAAGTTGTGGCACTTGTTAAATTCTTGTTAATGCAAAATTAGTAAATAGTAACTGTTAGTTAGATACTTGTTAATGCAAAATCTGTTGGTGATATCATAGGAATTACCCTTATCCGGATAATTAAAGGAAAAACTCTATATCAGTAAAGACTAATAATACATTACATTAAGATCATATCATTCACCAAATCTCAAGGACACCCGAAGAAACAGTTAAAATCACAGGAAATAACACTAACAATCCAAACTTAAACAAATCCAAGCAACAAACGGATGCAATTTCAGAAAGGTCAAAGCTTAGAACCAAAGTATCTTCTTTCAGAACGACTTCAGTTCTTCCTTCTTGTCTCATCCACAATTTTCAATATATACAATAACACAGATAATATAGGGTTGACAGTTTTCAGTAACACTCAACAAACTGTGCTCACTTCTGCGGGTGTGGCCTCTCTAGGAGAATCAAGAGATATGACAGTTTCAAATGCACCAACTAGAGCCTTGACCTTGCTCTTCCTTAGTTCAGCAAGCATGCTTGCTGTCTCTTCAATCACATTATTATACAAACGTGGATTTTGTTTCTTCCCTTCCACTTTTTGATGCCTCAAAACAACTTTCTCTGATCCTGATTTTGAACCACCTACCTTGCTTCTATCTACACCAACTTTTCTCCCAAAACTTCTGTTTTTACCTCTTTCCAAAGTTTGGTATTTGAGATCAACTTTATCAGTTTTGGTATGTGCATCATTTAGCTCACCACCATCAACTTCTTTATTGGTAATGGTCCTTTTTCTTGTGCTATATACATCTCTCTTGATGTCGTCACCGAGCAGGCGTACTGGTCTAAATTTGAGTCTCCTTGGAATGTTGTTGCTTTGAGGCTGAATTTCAATCACCTTTCCTCTCCTAAAAGTTAATTTCCTAGGTGGAGTAACTTTACTTGCCGCCCCAACTATTTTGGTCATCTTTGGCCTGATTTTGTACCCTACCTTCACATTTTCACCCTGATTACCATGTCCTGCTCTATTGGGCTTGTAAGTAGTAGTACCGTTTTGTTTTCTGAGAGAAAAGTTAGATGAGGAAACAGATGATAACGCTGATGATGATCGTGAAACACTACGCGCTTTATGCTGTATGTTTGTCTTGAATTTTTTCCCTGAAGATTGACGAGAGAGTGTCACAGATACAGTTCCATTTCCAGCATGTCTAAGACCCTTCCTTGAAGATGCAGTAGACACACCAGACTTGCCAATCCTCTTCAAACTTTTGTCCcctgatgatgatgatgatgatgatggtgaaGGTGAAGGTGGCTTAGTTGCATCACAAGCAAAAGTAGATTCTTCAGGTAAATTTTCTGAGGCAGGTTCAATGACATGCAAAATTTTGTCTGGTAAATTGTCATTGTTGGCTGGTTCAGGTATTACTTCTTCACCTTTGTCGTGATTTTTCAGAGAAGACACTCTTATCAAGCTTTTGGCAGTATCACTTGAGCTTGAAATTTTCTTGGCATTTTGTTTTGATGACAAGAGAAAACTTGGTGCTAATGATTTATCAATGCCTCCACAAGAAGATGTTCTTTTCAGGTTGCTTGTGCTTGAAGTTTCTTTTCTACTGCTTGATCCAAAAGCACATTTGTTTTTTACTAATTCCCATTTTGTTTGACTTTTGGAACGTTCCTTCACATGTAGAGATAGAGAAGATGGCTTAGAACTTGATTTCCCTGTGTCACTTTTATTATATTCCATGGAGACATCTGTTTCTTCAAAAGGCCGTGAGTTTTTCTCTGAAGTGGCTGTTTTTTCTCCTGAATCAttgatttttctttctctcCTTTTCTGTGTTGTGATCCATGGTTTTACTTCAGTGGCATGTTGAATACCAAATTTGCATAAATCATGGCAGGAATTCCTACGTTCACGAAGATAACGCGAAAGAATCTTAGGCGGACCTTTTGTGATGACTAATCCTTCATTAGGATTTGCTTTCTTATCAACATCTTCAGGCTCAATTTTGTCTGACTCCATCTGGTTAACACTAATTTCCTCGGCCATCAATGATCAAGGATGAAGCAACAGTTTGAAAGACCCCTGCAAGAGATAAGAATCCTTTCAGATATATAAAGCAAGGTGGAGGGAAAAGAGTAATGCAAGTTAAAATAACATGAGGTGTTTTACAGCTTTTTTTGGGAATCTAGAATTCATTAGAATGGTGCaaaaattctaatttcaaaACATGAGTTAGAGATGTGGTAACACTATTTGTTTAGTGACATGAGTGTGCTTGAATTTCGGTTTGAAATGACTCTAACATTTGAGTCAATCCATCTCTCTTGATGGATTGACTCACATGTATGTCTGAACCTTCTAAACTGAAATCCAAACATGCACAATAATGTTTCAAATATGAGAATTAAAAATTAGATCATGGTCCAAATTTCATGTCTAATCTCGCATAAAAATTGGATCCTTTCATTAAGCACCACTAGGAACTTAATAATGAAAACCACAGGAAAAAGACTTGCATGAAGGGATACTAGCCAGGTAACATGTAGAATGAATGGATATGATTAAAATCTTTGCATTACAACTAACTATACACATACATTTTGTAGCACGTAAACAGACTGAAAAGtgtgtaataataattttctatcaacatatattttatataaactcTTTAGTATCTTGGTCTAATAAATTACCAGATGTTAGTAAAATTTGTGTGGTATTGAGATTGAATGGATTTATGAAACGACATATTAAATTGACAACTTTAATTAGGGCTTTCACCAATATTACCACATAGACAATAACCTTAAACATGGTACATCTATTAGAAAAGAATAGAACATATAATTATGTGTTTTGCTATAATTTTGGTGCACcttaaagaaaaaatcaaacagGGCATAATGAGACTTAAAAAAAGttgtataataaaataatggaaAAAGCAGATCCATACATCACGAACTTATTCAGATTAATTTCAGACAAAAAACTCATCATAACAACAGAACATtacagaaaaaaataaatctattgaCTACAGAGACCCATTAAAGGTATGATCTGAGGAGATGAGAGAATAATCCCTTGAAAGTTGAAACGATCCTATGCAGACATTCAAGATCATGATCATCATGACACATCATccttaataaaaagaaataagatCCTCCTATATATGATGTTTAATTAGAAGTGAATTGAAAATGCATGCATGCATGAGCATGAAGATTGAATTAGAGTAATGAATATATAGATACCTTGTTTTGTTATTTGTTgttaaaaggaaagaaagaaggGTGGAAGATGGAATAGTTGTGGATGAAAACTCAAAAGGGTTGAGAGTTGAGGTGGTAACTAGCTAGCTAGCGTttcaaaatgaagaaaacaGCTAAGCAATGAATGCGCGTTTGTTGAGAAAAAAGTAATAACCTtccagagagagagagagagagagagaaagaaagagatGGTGATGAAGATGGAATAACAGTCTGTCTGTCTATCTGTTACCAtgcaaaatatgataattaCAATGGACCGGAGGAAGATGGCACGTCAACAtatcctttttcttttcttttcttttcctatcTCCTTTTTTACAACCTGTTTTttatatctctctctctctatatatatatatgtgcatTACATTGCATATTCTAATGTAAAATAAACATTATTCTTACATAATTTTATGTTCTAACGTCGTTTTGAAAATATATGATTGTAAAATGCTAAATTTCACTAAATATAactataaaactaatttataataaaaactcCAAAGATTAGGATGTACAGCCACCTCCTTTCATCgtcttttattttgtatttttcttcttttctttttttaagatGGTTTGCTTTCAAGTCAATTTTTGATTCGAAATTACTtaagtaaatcatttttttgtctcttttatttacataaattatttttatatatttatttaattttttttccgtatttttttatgatttcttCAATTTAGTACGATGTTGTTATTGTTCGTCGTCTCATTTTGATGCAGTGTTGTTTTGATTTCTCGTCTTgttattgtatttatttgatttaaattgacGTATCAATTTCAACCCATTGTAAATTCAATAATAACTTTGGTGTTTTTAAATTTGTCATATTTATAAGCATTTTTCGTTTTATACCGTTAGTTCGAGATAGTGAAGATGTTCACAACTTCattcttttcaattttagcGACGTGGAATTgtattgttaatgtaatttatatcaattttaatgaatgattgttattttatagaaagaaaaaatctaaattatattGACAACATATGTTCCTTTTCTCTagtatttataaattgaaaaattaaatatcagaagatataaaaattgatatatttaatctaaatttaaaatatatatgtcaaattttcaaatatattttttcctcTTATACGAGATTGTATGGGACTATATCTTCCACCACATTTACTTTCTCCAATTTTATCATCGTCttccttttatttattcatttttcaagttattgacattttattatatcAAATCAAACCAAAACTCAGCAGATATTATTCACTTGGTtggacaaattgattttgtgaaAGAAAGCTCAATTCCTGTAGGACACATGCATTTTTAAAGTCAAATAGCCTAATAATGTAACCAAAATTAGGTTTTGCCATTATTTGACTTGAGATTGAAGAAAACAGTTTTCTTCtcgtatattaattaaaattaaagagttcacttttattttttgaattcacCAAATTCAAACTATTCATTGATCATCGACTCATTTCGATTCATTTTTGTAGCTAAAGTTAGCTTTAGATATTGAGCTTCATGTTATGATAGACCGTCATTATGTTTTGAACAGATAATTTAATGTAATGgtcttaaataatttaaaaaagttttgcGTGATCCTATTATTGACCGCAATAGTATGTAAGAATAAATAGATTATGGTATGAACGCGTAATTTAATGTAATGGGcttaaataatttaagaaaacagGGACTATGCACAGTTCATATGTAGTTGTATATCGGAGTAAAGTTGTTTCCACCGATAATATATACTGTTAAACTTATAATCTAAAATAGAATTTCCTGCTCAACTATAGTTATCGAGATTGAACGGTTTAGATTTTAATTTACAGTATTTATGATTAATAGAACAGCAAGTTccagttatattattttttattaatatacatTGATcacttcaattatttttttggaataaGAGCACTTAAATTCCATCTCCTACATTAGAGGATATAGAAAAAAATTCACTCCCAAGAAACAACCAGGATATGCAGTAGACTTATTTTTTCTATCCTTCAGTCACTATACTCAAatgatcatatatatatatatatgaagacATTTACAAAT contains:
- the LOC101495381 gene encoding uncharacterized protein, which gives rise to MAEEISVNQMESDKIEPEDVDKKANPNEGLVITKGPPKILSRYLRERRNSCHDLCKFGIQHATEVKPWITTQKRRERKINDSGEKTATSEKNSRPFEETDVSMEYNKSDTGKSSSKPSSLSLHVKERSKSQTKWELVKNKCAFGSSSRKETSSTSNLKRTSSCGGIDKSLAPSFLLSSKQNAKKISSSSDTAKSLIRVSSLKNHDKGEEVIPEPANNDNLPDKILHVIEPASENLPEESTFACDATKPPSPSPSSSSSSSGDKSLKRIGKSGVSTASSRKGLRHAGNGTVSVTLSRQSSGKKFKTNIQHKARSVSRSSSALSSVSSSNFSLRKQNGTTTYKPNRAGHGNQGENVKVGYKIRPKMTKIVGAASKVTPPRKLTFRRGKVIEIQPQSNNIPRRLKFRPVRLLGDDIKRDVYSTRKRTITNKEVDGGELNDAHTKTDKVDLKYQTLERGKNRSFGRKVGVDRSKVGGSKSGSEKVVLRHQKVEGKKQNPRLYNNVIEETASMLAELRKSKVKALVGAFETVISLDSPREATPAEVSTVC